DNA sequence from the Oscillospiraceae bacterium genome:
TTACCGTTTTCTATATATTCAAGCAAGGTTTGCTGTTGCTTTTTATTGAAATACTGAATTTCATCAAGATACAGAACTATTCCTTCGGGTGCCATAAAAGTATCCAATTCATCAATAATTGCTTTTATATCGCCAACTGAAGCAGTTGTAGCGTTGAGATGCCTTAAGGTACGGCCTGCTTTTGATGCTATTATATTAGCAACTGTAGTTTTTCCTATTCCTGACGGACCGTAAAAAATCATATTAGGAACAAGACCGCTTTTTGCAATTTTAAAAAGCGGTCTTCCTTCACCTGTTAAATGTTCTTGACCAAATACCTCGTCAAGATTTTTCGGTCTTATTCTATCAGCTAACGGAGCGTACATATCTCAATGTATAACACAGACACAAAGCAAAATGCTCTGTGTCTGAATTATGCCTTTCTTAAAATTTAATAAAGAGGATTAGCTGAACAGAGCTTATTAACTTCACTCTTAATATATTCAGCATTGTTTTCGAAATCAGAAGCTGTAAGATGAATAAGCTCAGCAATTTTAACCATTTCAGCTTCCTTAAAGCCTCTTGTTGTTACAGCAGGAGTACCGATACGTACACCGCTTGTAATAAACGGACTCTGAGGATCATTGGGAATAGCATTTTTATTAACTGTAATATAAACCTCATCAAGTCTGTGCTCAAGTTCTTTTCCTGTGATATTAAACTTACGTAAATCAACAAGCATAAGGTGGTTATCAGTACCGCCTGAAACAAGGTCAAAGCCTTTATTTACAAGCTCATTAGCAAGAACGGAAGCGTTTTTAACAACCTGTTGCTGATAAGCCTTAAACTCAGGCTTAAGAGCTTCTCCAAAGCAAACTGCTTTTGCGGCAATAACGTGCATTAAAGGACCGCCCTGAATTCCAGGGAAAATCGCCTTATCAATAGTCTTAGCAAGCTCTTCCTTACAAAGAATCAATCCACCTCTGGGACCCCTTAATGTTTTATGTGTTGTTGATGTAACAACATCAGCATAAGGGACGGGATTCTCGTGAAGTCCTGCTGCAACAAGACCTGCGATATGCGCCATATCCACCATAAAATATGCGCCGACTTCTTTTGCTATTTCTGAAAAACGCTTAAAGTCAATAGCTCTGGGATATGCAGATGCACCTGCAAGAATAAGCTTAGGCTTTGTTTCTTTAGCAAGCTTATAAAGAGCATCATAATCTATTCTATGGGTATTATCATCAACACCGTAAGGAACGATATTAAAGTATTTACCTGAAATATTAACAGGCGAACCGTGAGAAAGGTGGCCTCCATGAGCCAAATTCATTCCCATAACAGTATCGCCGGGATTTAAAAGGCCAAAGAATACAGCCAAATTAGCTTGCGCTCCGCTATGAGCCTGAACGTTAGCGTGCTCAGCACCGAAAAGTTCTTTTGCTCTGTCACGTGCAATATTTTCCGCTATATCAACACATTCACAGCCGCCGTAATATCTTTTTCCGGGATAACCCTCTGCATATTTATTTGTAAGCACTGAGCCCATAGCAGCCATAACAGCTTCCGAAACACAGTTTTCACTGGCAATAAGCTCAATATTTCTCTGTTGACGATCAAACTCTAACTGTATTGCATCGGCAACCTCAGAATCAAAATTCTTTAAAAAATCAATATTAGACTTCATTTGAAAACCTCTTTCAATATGTTTTATTCATATTATACAATTTAATACAAAAAAATACAAGAACAAAATCTTAAAATAACATTGTTAAAATTAAAAATTTATGTTAATATTATATCAAAAATATGTTATGGAGCCAAACAAAATGAAAATTGATACTATTTTATTTGATATGGACGGAGTTTTAATAGACTCGGAAGGTGTAATTATAGAATGTTGTATTGATGTATTAAAGGAATACGGAGTTAATGCAGTAAAAGAAGATTTTGCACCATTTTACGGAATGGGAGAAGATAGCTTTATAGGTGGTGTTTCAAGAAAACACGGTGTAGAATATACCCTTGAAATGAAAGATAAGGCTTATAATAAATATTGCGCTATAGTAAAAGATGTTTTAGGTCACGATAAAACTACAATAAATATGCTTAAAAAATTAAAAGAGCTTGGTTTTAAAATGGCAGTTGCCTCTTCTGCTGATAGTGTAAAAGTAAGAGCTAACTTAAATGCAATTGATGCTGTTGACGGTATTTTTGATTCAATTGTTACAGGTTCAGATATAATCAATAAAAAACCCGACCCGGAAATTTATATTAAAGCTTATAAATCTGTTAATTCATTACCTGAAAATTGTGTTGTTGTAGAAGATGCTCCTTCAGGAATTCAAGCAGGAAACACTGCCGGAATTTTAACTATCGGTGTTACAAGTAGCTTTTCAAAAGAAGCTCTTGAAAAACATAACCCTGATTATATAGTTTCAAAGACTCCGGAAATAATAGATTTACTTTTAAAAATCAACAATCAATAATCTCTTTTTTCCAATATTCAACAAGCTTTTCAAAAGACCATGCGGCATTTGCTGGGCTTGTTGAAGGCAAATAAACTGCTTGTGTTTTATTGAATTTATTATATAAATTATAGGCGGTTTTTCCGTTTACAAAAATTTTTCTTATATTCGCAGTATTCAATATCTTTTCAAGATTATTGGGTACTGCGTTTTTTATACTGCTGTCCGAGGAACCATCTATATCGCAAGAAGCTATTACATCCCATAAAGCTATACCGTTTCTTTTAAGAAAGTTTTTCTTTTCTTCAATGGTAATAGGTGTTTTTTGTTCATAAACAGCTGAAATAACCTTCCAAAATCGGTTTTGAGGATGTCCGTAAAAAAACATTT
Encoded proteins:
- a CDS encoding DNA-deoxyinosine glycosylase: MKCVHPFEALYDDKSKILILGSFPSVKSREQMFFYGHPQNRFWKVISAVYEQKTPITIEEKKNFLKRNGIALWDVIASCDIDGSSDSSIKNAVPNNLEKILNTANIRKIFVNGKTAYNLYNKFNKTQAVYLPSTSPANAAWSFEKLVEYWKKEIIDC
- a CDS encoding HAD family phosphatase, whose translation is MLILYQKYVMEPNKMKIDTILFDMDGVLIDSEGVIIECCIDVLKEYGVNAVKEDFAPFYGMGEDSFIGGVSRKHGVEYTLEMKDKAYNKYCAIVKDVLGHDKTTINMLKKLKELGFKMAVASSADSVKVRANLNAIDAVDGIFDSIVTGSDIINKKPDPEIYIKAYKSVNSLPENCVVVEDAPSGIQAGNTAGILTIGVTSSFSKEALEKHNPDYIVSKTPEIIDLLLKINNQ
- a CDS encoding serine hydroxymethyltransferase; the protein is MKSNIDFLKNFDSEVADAIQLEFDRQQRNIELIASENCVSEAVMAAMGSVLTNKYAEGYPGKRYYGGCECVDIAENIARDRAKELFGAEHANVQAHSGAQANLAVFFGLLNPGDTVMGMNLAHGGHLSHGSPVNISGKYFNIVPYGVDDNTHRIDYDALYKLAKETKPKLILAGASAYPRAIDFKRFSEIAKEVGAYFMVDMAHIAGLVAAGLHENPVPYADVVTSTTHKTLRGPRGGLILCKEELAKTIDKAIFPGIQGGPLMHVIAAKAVCFGEALKPEFKAYQQQVVKNASVLANELVNKGFDLVSGGTDNHLMLVDLRKFNITGKELEHRLDEVYITVNKNAIPNDPQSPFITSGVRIGTPAVTTRGFKEAEMVKIAELIHLTASDFENNAEYIKSEVNKLCSANPLY